The following coding sequences are from one Shewanella violacea DSS12 window:
- the dgcS gene encoding diguanylate cyclase DgcS gives MNLGLAADFYSDETRYLPELLDSQSREPDLVQIIQQLHESLDPRTVFACFGKIMGQHLPILGIKLRYNKYQFTWGRHQGLSIKQQLVHQGNTAQLEYSLAAPLLPSQAKQLQLLQTLVILPLFNATQFQEMSQQAMYDSLTRLGNRHYYIESLKKAIATSTRHDNPLSIVILDLDNFKMLNDVHGHHFGDTVLSEFGQLLTKAIRNTDQAFRVGGDEFVVVVRGDLAAAEILCRRVLQAMSGLPLFEKHQVQASLGFSQWKSDETACSLYERADKALYRAKAAGRRCYRADLS, from the coding sequence ATGAACTTAGGACTAGCGGCAGACTTTTATTCTGATGAAACAAGATATCTGCCTGAATTACTCGACTCTCAGAGTCGGGAGCCAGATCTGGTACAGATCATTCAGCAGCTACATGAAAGTTTAGATCCTAGGACAGTCTTTGCCTGTTTCGGCAAGATCATGGGTCAACACTTGCCTATCCTTGGTATAAAGTTGAGATATAACAAATACCAGTTTACTTGGGGCCGACACCAAGGGCTTTCCATCAAGCAGCAATTGGTACACCAAGGTAATACCGCGCAGCTCGAATACAGCTTAGCCGCTCCTTTGCTGCCTTCACAAGCAAAACAATTACAATTACTGCAAACCTTAGTGATATTACCCTTGTTTAATGCCACTCAATTTCAAGAAATGTCGCAACAGGCAATGTATGACTCACTCACTAGACTGGGCAATCGTCATTACTATATAGAGAGTCTTAAGAAAGCCATTGCAACATCGACGCGACACGATAATCCATTGTCGATTGTGATTTTAGATCTGGATAATTTTAAGATGCTAAATGATGTACACGGACATCATTTTGGCGACACTGTACTTTCAGAGTTTGGCCAGCTGCTCACTAAAGCCATCCGAAATACAGATCAGGCATTTCGTGTGGGTGGTGATGAATTTGTTGTCGTGGTTCGCGGCGATCTGGCAGCTGCCGAAATTTTATGTAGGCGAGTATTGCAAGCCATGTCTGGATTGCCACTGTTTGAGAAACATCAAGTGCAAGCCAGCCTAGGTTTCTCCCAATGGAAGAGTGATGAAACTGCCTGTTCATTGTATGAGAGAGCCGATAAAGCGCTATATAGAGCGAAAGCTGCCGGCCGAAGATGTTATAGAGCTGACTTGAGTTAA
- the dnaE gene encoding DNA polymerase III subunit alpha, with the protein MSDPSFVHLRVHSDYSMSDGLAKVKPILAKVTELGMPAVALTDQTNLCGLVKFYGACHGAGVKPIIGADFWVRVPGFDKDLCSVTVIAMDNDGYLNLTLLISDAYLRGHINDRAVIDQEWLIKYSNGLLLLSGGRHGDVGRALLKGNKPQVDSLVEFYQTHFPDRYYLELLRTGRPDEETYLHLAVELAQEKGLPVVATNQVVFNSPEFFDAHEIRVAISDGFTLADPRRPKKYSDQQYFKSSEEMCALFEDIPEAIANTVEIAKRCSVTVRLGEYFLPNFPTGELSIEDFLVKVSEDGLENRLEFLFPDPEVRAQKRPAYDERLDIELKVINQMGFPGYFLIVMEFIQWGKDQDIPIGPGRGSGAGSLVAYALKITDLDPLEYELLFERFLNPERVSMPDFDIDFCMDRRDEVIDHVAELYGRDAVSQIITFGTMAAKAVIRDVGRVLGHPYGFVDRISKMVPAEPGMTLAKAFEVEPALQESYDGDEEVKDLIDMCRILEGVTRNAGKHAGGVVISPTKITDFAPIYCDSEGKNPVTQFDKNDVETAGLVKFDFLGLRTLTIIDWALQMINPKRKALGKEPVRIESIPLDDKKSFKLLQRYETTAVFQLESRGMKDLIKRLQPDSFEDMIALVALFRPGPLQSGMVDNFIERKHGREEVSFPDAEYQHESLKWVLEPTYGIILYQEQVMQIAQVLAGYSLGGADMLRRAMGKKKPEEMAKQRGTFEEGAINNGIDGELSMKIFDLVEKFAGYGFNKSHSAAYALVSYQTLWLKTHYPAEFMAAVMSADMDNTDKIVILVDECERMGQPLLPPDVNKGLLKFNVDEEGKIVYGIGAIKGVGDGPVESILAARKDGPFKDLFDFCARVDLKKLNKRIMEKLICAGALDSLGPHRAAMMATLPAAVRAADQNAKAEAIGQHDMFGLLNSDTEDIKQQFVQCTPWPDKIWLEGERETLGLYLTGHPINQYLKELKHYTSGRLKDVHPTERGKTMKAAGLVIATRVMMTKRGSKMGLVTLDDKSARLEVMLFTEAFEKFNHLLEKDRILIIEGEVSFDDFSGGNRMTARNIIDMGEARNHFASALEVDIDSDSIDETWLDSFKQVVEPWKKGSVPIIVNYAQPQAKAQLKLGDNWRVNPTDELMLALETLTGAGKVRILF; encoded by the coding sequence ATGTCTGATCCCAGTTTTGTGCATCTACGCGTTCACAGCGATTATTCCATGTCTGATGGCCTGGCCAAAGTGAAGCCTATCTTAGCTAAGGTGACAGAACTTGGCATGCCAGCAGTCGCGTTAACCGATCAGACCAACCTATGTGGGCTAGTTAAATTTTATGGTGCCTGCCATGGTGCGGGTGTTAAGCCCATCATAGGTGCCGATTTTTGGGTAAGAGTTCCCGGGTTCGATAAAGATTTATGTTCGGTCACTGTGATAGCCATGGATAATGACGGATATTTGAATTTAACTTTATTAATCAGTGACGCTTACCTGAGGGGTCATATAAACGATAGGGCTGTTATCGATCAAGAGTGGCTGATTAAATACAGTAATGGATTACTACTACTCTCGGGCGGACGTCATGGAGATGTCGGTAGGGCGCTGTTAAAGGGTAATAAGCCGCAAGTCGATTCATTAGTCGAATTTTATCAGACTCATTTTCCCGATCGTTACTATCTGGAACTTTTACGTACTGGCCGACCCGATGAGGAGACTTATCTTCATCTGGCTGTGGAGCTGGCACAAGAGAAAGGTTTGCCTGTGGTGGCAACCAATCAGGTGGTGTTTAATAGTCCAGAATTCTTCGATGCCCATGAGATCCGTGTCGCTATTTCAGACGGTTTCACTTTAGCCGACCCACGTCGTCCGAAGAAATACAGTGATCAACAGTATTTTAAGAGCAGCGAAGAGATGTGTGCGCTGTTTGAAGACATTCCCGAAGCCATTGCCAACACAGTAGAGATAGCCAAGCGCTGTAGTGTGACAGTGCGTTTGGGTGAGTATTTTCTGCCTAACTTCCCAACGGGTGAACTAAGCATCGAAGATTTCCTGGTGAAGGTGTCGGAAGATGGCTTGGAGAATCGCTTAGAATTTCTATTTCCCGATCCAGAGGTCAGGGCACAGAAGCGTCCTGCATACGATGAACGTCTGGATATAGAACTTAAGGTGATTAACCAGATGGGCTTCCCTGGCTACTTTCTCATCGTGATGGAATTTATTCAGTGGGGAAAAGATCAGGATATTCCAATCGGTCCGGGTCGTGGATCTGGAGCAGGGTCCTTAGTGGCCTATGCCCTCAAGATCACCGATCTCGACCCGCTGGAATATGAACTCCTGTTCGAGCGTTTCCTCAACCCAGAACGTGTTTCTATGCCGGATTTCGATATCGATTTCTGCATGGACAGACGAGATGAAGTTATCGACCATGTAGCCGAGCTCTATGGCCGTGATGCTGTTTCTCAGATCATCACCTTCGGTACCATGGCTGCTAAGGCCGTTATACGAGATGTGGGCCGAGTATTGGGCCATCCCTATGGCTTTGTTGACCGTATCTCTAAGATGGTGCCAGCCGAGCCTGGTATGACTCTGGCTAAAGCCTTCGAAGTAGAGCCTGCTCTACAGGAGTCTTACGATGGTGATGAGGAAGTAAAAGATCTTATCGACATGTGTCGAATATTAGAAGGTGTCACGCGTAACGCGGGTAAGCATGCGGGGGGCGTGGTGATATCGCCGACCAAAATTACCGATTTTGCTCCCATCTACTGTGACTCCGAAGGGAAAAACCCGGTTACTCAATTCGATAAGAATGATGTTGAGACTGCGGGCCTGGTCAAGTTTGACTTCTTGGGACTGAGAACCTTGACCATCATCGACTGGGCATTGCAGATGATCAATCCCAAACGTAAGGCGTTGGGTAAAGAGCCTGTGCGTATCGAGTCGATACCCCTGGATGATAAAAAGAGTTTCAAGCTGCTACAGCGTTACGAGACTACGGCGGTATTCCAGTTGGAATCTCGTGGTATGAAAGATTTGATCAAGCGTCTGCAACCGGATAGCTTCGAAGATATGATTGCTCTGGTGGCCTTGTTCCGTCCGGGTCCACTTCAGTCCGGCATGGTAGATAACTTTATTGAACGTAAGCACGGTCGAGAAGAAGTCTCTTTTCCCGATGCCGAGTATCAACATGAGTCTCTCAAGTGGGTACTCGAACCCACCTACGGCATTATTCTCTATCAAGAGCAGGTGATGCAGATAGCCCAGGTGCTCGCGGGCTACTCACTTGGTGGCGCGGATATGCTGCGTCGAGCCATGGGTAAGAAGAAACCCGAAGAGATGGCCAAGCAGCGTGGTACCTTCGAAGAGGGCGCCATCAATAATGGTATCGACGGCGAACTGTCGATGAAAATTTTCGATCTGGTGGAGAAATTTGCCGGTTACGGATTTAACAAGTCTCACTCGGCAGCCTATGCACTGGTTTCCTATCAGACACTCTGGCTAAAGACCCATTATCCGGCCGAGTTTATGGCGGCGGTAATGTCTGCCGATATGGATAATACCGATAAGATAGTCATCTTGGTGGATGAATGTGAACGTATGGGTCAACCTCTGTTGCCACCGGATGTTAACAAGGGTTTGCTAAAATTCAATGTCGATGAAGAGGGCAAGATTGTCTACGGTATCGGCGCCATCAAGGGAGTGGGTGATGGCCCAGTTGAGTCGATACTGGCCGCGCGTAAGGATGGTCCTTTCAAAGATCTGTTCGATTTCTGTGCGCGGGTAGACCTTAAAAAGTTAAATAAGCGCATCATGGAAAAACTTATCTGCGCCGGAGCCTTGGATAGCTTAGGGCCTCATCGCGCCGCCATGATGGCGACTTTACCCGCAGCCGTACGCGCCGCGGATCAAAATGCCAAGGCTGAGGCCATCGGCCAGCATGATATGTTTGGTTTGCTCAATAGCGATACCGAAGATATCAAGCAACAATTTGTGCAGTGTACTCCTTGGCCCGATAAGATCTGGCTTGAGGGGGAGCGTGAAACCTTAGGTCTTTACCTCACAGGTCACCCGATAAATCAGTATCTCAAAGAGCTGAAGCATTACACATCGGGTCGACTCAAGGATGTACATCCAACAGAGCGTGGCAAGACAATGAAAGCCGCCGGCCTGGTTATTGCGACGCGAGTGATGATGACCAAGCGTGGGTCTAAGATGGGGCTAGTGACTCTGGACGATAAGAGTGCTCGCCTGGAGGTGATGCTATTTACCGAGGCATTTGAGAAGTTTAACCACCTACTGGAAAAAGATCGCATCTTGATTATCGAAGGTGAGGTCAGTTTCGATGATTTCTCCGGTGGCAATCGTATGACTGCCCGAAACATCATAGATATGGGAGAGGCGCGTAATCATTTCGCCAGTGCCCTAGAGGTTGATATCGACAGTGACTCAATTGATGAAACTTGGTTAGATAGTTTCAAGCAAGTGGTGGAGCCGTGGAAAAAGGGCTCAGTACCCATCATAGTCAATTATGCCCAACCACAGGCTAAGGCGCAGCTTAAGCTAGGGGATAACTGGAGAGTGAATCCGACAGATGAGCTCATGCTGGCGCTGGAAACCTTAACCGGAGCTGGCAAGGTGAGGATCTTGTTCTAA
- the rnhB gene encoding ribonuclease HII, with amino-acid sequence MAIFKGITPEQIDSLAVGLYAGVDEVGRGPLVGNVVTAAVILDPNNPILGLNDSKKLSEKKREALFTEIHEKALSISVGHASPEEIDELNILHATMLAMQRAVAGLEIKPVKVLVDGNRTPIFHHGDNTELAIEAHAIVKGDGLIAGISAASIIAKVIRDREMELLDMEHPQYGFAKHKGYPTKAHFQALEQHGVLAEHRKSFRPVRERLAKELETSI; translated from the coding sequence ATGGCAATATTTAAAGGTATTACTCCCGAGCAGATTGACAGTTTGGCTGTGGGATTATACGCCGGTGTCGACGAGGTTGGTCGTGGGCCCTTGGTTGGCAATGTAGTGACAGCTGCGGTGATTTTGGATCCTAACAATCCTATCCTAGGGCTTAATGATTCTAAGAAGTTGAGCGAGAAGAAACGTGAGGCTCTGTTCACCGAGATCCATGAGAAGGCTTTGTCTATTAGTGTGGGTCATGCTTCGCCGGAAGAGATTGATGAGCTTAATATTTTGCATGCCACCATGTTAGCCATGCAAAGGGCTGTTGCCGGGTTAGAGATTAAACCTGTGAAAGTGTTAGTCGATGGCAACCGGACCCCCATTTTTCATCATGGCGACAACACAGAACTTGCCATAGAGGCTCATGCAATAGTGAAAGGCGATGGTCTGATTGCTGGTATCAGTGCGGCCTCAATCATAGCTAAGGTTATCCGTGACAGAGAGATGGAATTGCTCGATATGGAACATCCTCAATATGGATTCGCCAAACATAAAGGCTATCCAACTAAGGCCCATTTTCAAGCCTTAGAGCAACATGGTGTGCTAGCAGAACATAGAAAAAGCTTCCGCCCAGTGAGAGAAAGGTTAGCAAAGGAACTGGAAACTAGTATCTAG
- the tilS gene encoding tRNA lysidine(34) synthetase TilS gives MSLDRIKNDLDVANLIADSVESSGIKPGAKLVLAYSGGVDSELLALGLSEFARQHHEYRYLLVHVHHGLSDNADAWVGHCESRATVYGLPISIKRVVVDTGPRKSVEAEARNARYNAIKSQMAPGDALLTAHHLDDQLETVLLALKRGLGPKGLSAMGSSQVFGKDKQLIRPLLSISREQIEAKASAVGLVHINDESNSDDKYDRNFLRLEIIPRLKARWGAIATTASRSALLCAQQQAVIDDEVSERLPAFISFSQGRYSLDLGLLGLQSDNWQSLLFRGFIEQLGFAPPSQTQLAQSLSQLLTARQDAKVELRLGDLLIRRYQGRAYLGSVIDEKCELPLHKCIEVDGSSLLDQGAEVSLSLSKHKRLSITKQNSSDRVRLPDSTQLVSIRFSVKGSTRCHPVNRAKARELKKLWQEYGIPPWERERVPCIFYDEQLVCVVGYWIETRFLCEQDELGLVFTSHQV, from the coding sequence ATGTCCCTAGATAGGATAAAAAACGACTTAGATGTCGCCAATTTAATTGCTGATAGTGTTGAGTCCTCAGGGATTAAGCCCGGGGCTAAGTTAGTCCTAGCTTACAGTGGCGGCGTTGATTCCGAGCTGTTAGCACTAGGCTTGTCTGAGTTTGCTCGTCAGCACCATGAGTACCGTTACTTGCTGGTTCACGTTCATCATGGCTTGAGTGATAATGCCGATGCTTGGGTTGGTCATTGTGAGTCTAGAGCCACTGTTTATGGACTCCCTATCAGCATCAAACGCGTGGTGGTGGATACAGGTCCGCGTAAGAGCGTCGAGGCCGAAGCGAGAAACGCACGTTATAATGCGATTAAATCTCAGATGGCACCTGGAGATGCCTTATTGACCGCACACCACCTGGATGATCAGCTCGAAACTGTGCTACTGGCATTAAAGCGAGGCCTAGGCCCCAAAGGGCTATCGGCTATGGGAAGTTCTCAGGTATTTGGCAAAGATAAGCAACTAATTAGACCTCTTTTATCTATTAGTCGTGAGCAGATTGAGGCGAAAGCCAGCGCTGTTGGACTTGTTCACATTAACGATGAAAGTAATAGTGATGACAAGTATGACCGAAACTTTTTACGCTTAGAGATCATCCCAAGACTCAAAGCCCGTTGGGGCGCCATAGCGACCACTGCGAGTCGTAGTGCATTGTTATGCGCTCAGCAGCAAGCAGTTATCGATGATGAGGTGAGTGAACGCTTACCCGCTTTTATCTCATTCAGTCAGGGGCGTTATTCACTCGACTTAGGGCTTCTCGGGTTGCAGAGTGACAACTGGCAATCATTGCTCTTCAGAGGATTTATAGAGCAGCTTGGTTTTGCTCCACCATCCCAGACTCAATTAGCCCAATCATTGTCTCAATTACTGACGGCAAGACAAGATGCCAAGGTCGAACTTAGACTGGGAGACTTGTTGATTAGGCGCTATCAGGGGCGTGCTTATCTTGGATCGGTAATAGATGAAAAATGTGAGTTACCGCTTCACAAATGTATTGAGGTCGATGGCAGCAGTTTATTAGATCAAGGTGCAGAGGTTAGTCTCTCCCTATCAAAGCATAAAAGGCTTTCGATAACTAAGCAGAACAGTTCAGATAGAGTGCGTCTTCCTGATAGTACCCAGCTTGTTAGCATACGTTTTTCGGTGAAGGGAAGTACCCGATGTCATCCTGTGAATAGGGCCAAAGCTAGAGAGCTGAAAAAATTATGGCAGGAGTATGGTATTCCCCCATGGGAAAGAGAAAGAGTGCCCTGTATTTTTTACGACGAGCAACTGGTGTGCGTCGTGGGTTATTGGATAGAAACCAGATTCTTGTGTGAACAAGATGAACTTGGACTCGTGTTCACTTCACATCAGGTTTAA